In Nitrospirota bacterium, the genomic window GGTTCAGGGAGCGGATCTGTAAGCATCGAGGCCGCAAGACTGAACAGGGAGATTGTTGTTTATGCGATAGAAAGAGACCCTGAGCAGATAATCCATATCAATAAAAACCGTACGAAGTTCGGAGTTTTTAATATCAGGGTTATTCAGGGAGAGGCGCCTGATATGCTTTATGGCCTTCCTGACCCTGACAGGGTATTTATTGGCGGGAGCGGCGGGAGGCTGAAGGAGATTGTTGATTATGGGGTTATGAAACTGAAGCCCGCCGGTACTATTCTGATAAATGCTATAACCCTTAAAACATTGACTGATGGAGTAGCTTATCTTGAAGAGAATGGGTTACTGACAGATGTAACAGAGGTTGCTATCAATAAATGCAGTGGACAGGGTTCAATACTTAAGGCTCAGAACGCTATCTTTGTTATCAGGGGGAAAAAATGTTAGGCACGCTTTACGTTATTGGTGTAGGCCCCGGTGACCCGGAGCTATTAACTCTCAAGGCATTAAAGATTCTAAAAGAGGTTCCTGTCATATATGTTCCAAAAGGCAGGGAGGCAGGAAGCAGCACGGCCTTATCCATTGTAAGTAAGGTGGTCAGCATGGCTGACAAAAAGATTGTCGAGGCGTATTTTCCCATGAAAAAGAGGGTGGAGGATACCACTCCGGAACTTACTTCAAAATGGGAGGAGATAACACTGGATATACTGGGGAGGTTGAACGGAGGAACGGATGCAGCCTTTATTACCCTTGGTGACCCGTCAATCTACAGTACCTTCTTCTATCTCTACGACAGGATTATGGAGAAGGAGCCGGGCTTAAAGATTGTCATAATCCCCGGTGTATCGTCTGTCAATGCCTCTGCGGCCAGTGCCCGCATCTCTCTCGGCCTTGCTGACAAAAAGATTGCCATATTCCCGGCAACTTATGGAGATGACATTAAACAGACCCTGCGGGAGTTTGAGACTATAGTCCTGATGAAGGTCCACACGGTATTTGACAAGCTGTTAAAAGACCTGCACGAGATGGATATTGTTAATAAGGCGGTCTACATCTCAAAGGCAGGTATGGATGATGAAACGATTTTACACGATATACGGAAGGTAAGAAAAGAAGACCTGACCTATTTTTCAATGGTGATTATCAGACAATGAATAAAGTCTATTTTATTGGTGCAGGGCCCGGAGACCCTGAGTTAATTACCCTCAAAGGTAAGAGGCTTCTTGATGATGCACAGGTTGTCATTTACACAGGAAGCCTTATCCCATCAGGGCTTCTTCATGGGATAAACGCGGAGATATTTGATTCAGCAGGGATGATGCTTGATGAGATTATAACTACCATCAGGAGGTCTGTGGAAGAAGGTAAACGGGTTGTAAGACTTCATACCGGAGACCCCTCCATCTATAGCGCCATAAGAGAGCAGATGGAACATCTTGACAAATACGGTATTCCCTATGAGGTTGTCCCCGGAGTAAGTTCTGCAATGGCAGCGGCAGCAGCACTGAACATGGAACTTACCCTTCCTGAGGTCACACAGACTGTGATTATAACGAGACACGGGGGGAAGACGCCGGTGCCGGAGGAAGAGAGGATCCGTGACATGGCAAGACACAGGGGGACAATGCTTATATTTTTGAGTATAAGCTTGATTGATGAAATTGTTGCTGAACTCCTCTGCGCCTATCCTGAGGATACACCTGTTGCAGTTGTAGAGAAGGTTAGCTGGCCTGATGAAAGGATTATACGCGGGACTCTCACGGATATTTCACAAAAGGTTAAGGCCGCCGGTATTAAGAAGACAGCCATCATTGTTGCAGGTGAGGTGTTAAGGGATGAGAGGCTGAGGGCGTATTCAAAACTTTATGATAAGGATTTCAGTCATGGATATAGAAAAAGAGGTTAATCCTCCTGATCCTCAAATTGCAGGTTCGGAGATTGCGGTACTTTCCATTACTAATAACGGAAAAGAGATTGCATCAAAGATCCGGACATTTCTTCCTGATGCAGCAGCCTTTTCTTCACCAATGTCTGTTCGTGAATTTGTAAGTATTAATTGGAACAGGTACAGGGGGGTCATCTTTATTATGGCAACCGGGATTGTTGTCAGGGCCATTTCCCAATTTATAAAAGACAAAGATACAGACCCGGCAGTCCTGGTTATAGATGAGAAAGGCCGGTTTGTAATCAGCCTCCTGAGCGGCCACATCGGCGGCGCCAATGCGCTTGCAAAGAGGGTCGCAGGGTACCTTGGGGCAGAAGCGGTTATAACAACTGCATCTGATATATCAGGGCTTCCGGCCATAGATTTATGGGCAAAGGAGAATGACCTTTCAGCAGAAGACCGGCATGTCATGAGAAAGGTACAGGCAAAACTCATCAACAATGGTTCGCTGAAAGTATATACAGGGCAGGATGTAAGCATTAAGCTGCCGGAAGGTTTTTTATTGGTAAGTGATCCGGGGTCTGCTGATGTCCTGATTACTAACAGGATATGCCATGACCTCACAGGGACAGACACACTTATTCTTCGACCCAGGAACCTTATAGTAGGTATAGGCTGTAAGAAAGGCAGCAAGGCAGAAGAGATTGAAGATATGGTCAGGGGTACACTTGAGAAATATAATCTCTCATTTAAATCTATCAGAGGCATTGCAACCATAGAACAAAAAAAGGATGAAACTGGGCTTCTGGAATTTGCCGGAACGAACGGCATTCAGATAAGGTTCTTCAGCGCAGATGAACTTAATACAATAGAGGGGATAGCTGTATCTGAGGATGTGTTTAATGCTACAGGGGCAAATGCAGTTGCTGAACCCTCTGCCATGCTTGGGGCAGACGCCGGCACTTTATTGATCCCCAAACATAAAAGGGGAAATGTAACAGTGGCAGCAGCAGAGCTTGGATCAGGGGCTGAAGAATATACGGAACTCATTACACCGGAGATGGAGCATACTCAGCAGATTACAAGGAAAGGGAAGATAACCGTTGTCGGAACAGGCCCCGGAAATATCCTGCACATCACGCCTGCCGCACAGAAGGCCATAAGAGAATCTGATGTTGTTATTGGTTACAGAACATACATGGAACTTGTACGGGGACTTATCAAAGATAAAGAGGTCATCTTGTTTGGCATGACACAGGAGATAGACAGATGCAGAAAGGCGATAGAGCTTGCATCATCAGGCAGGAGCGTTGCACTGATAAGCGGGGGAGACCCTGGGATTTATGCTATGGCAGGGCTGGTGTTTGAAATGCTCAGGGCGCAGAATACAGCAACAGGTACTCATGATCCGCAGATTCAGGTAGAGATCATCCCGGGTATACCGGCCCTCAATGCAGTTGCGTCAAGGCTTGGTGCACCGCTCATGCACGATTTCTGCTCCATAAGTCTCAGCGACCTGCTTACACCCTGGGAGATTATAGAGAAGAGGCTTGAAGCAGCAGCCTCCTCGGATTTTGTGATGGTTCTCTATAACCCTAAAAGTAGAGGAAGGACAGAGCAGATAAAAAGGGCAAGGGATATTATCTTATTGTACAGACCCCCTAGCACACCGGTTGGTATAGTAAAGGCTGCCATGAGGGAGAATGAAAAAATAATCCTGACTGATCTGGGAGAGATGGCAAGTTATGAGCATGAGATTGACATGCAGACTACTGTAATTATCGGAAATAGCAACACCTTCATCTGGAAAGAATGGATGGTGACGCCGCGTGGATATAAGGTCTGAAATAGTTTTCCGGCATAGTTTTACAAATTAATTTTAACAAGGAGACATAGATGCCTGCACAGATTGAATCCGCAAGAAAAGGTATTGTTACTAAAGAGATGGAAGAGATTGCTAAGAGTGAAAACAAGCCCTCTGAATACATCAGGGAAATGATTGCTGAAGGAAAGATAGTTATACCCAATAACACCAATCGCAGGGCCAGGCTTGTCGGTATCGGGAAAGGTTTGAGAACCAAAGTTAACGCCTCTATCGGGACCTCTTCAGATATTATTGATGTAAGGGCGGAGGTTGAAAAGGCGGTTGCTGCGGAAGAGGCCGGGGCCGATACCCTGATGGAACTCTCTGTGGGTGGTGATCTGGATGCTATAAGGAAAGAGGTTTTAGCTGCAACACAATTGTCAGTAGGGAGCGTCCCCCTGTATCAGGCATTTACTGAGGCAATAAAGAGATACCATGACCCCAATAAATTAACAGAAGAACTTTTATTCGATGTCATTGAAAGACAGTGTGCGGACGGCATCTCTTTTATGGCCATCCATTGCGGGATCAACATGCTTACCATAGAAAGGCTCAAGAAACAGGGCTATCGCTATGGGGGAGTAGTCTCCAGGGGAGGTTCATATATGATCGGGTGGATGTTAAACAATAACAGGGAAAATCCGCTCTATGAAAGGTTTGACAGGGTTGTTGAGATATTGAAGAAATATGACTGTGTATTGAGTCTGGGCAATGGCCTTCGTGCAGGCGCTGTCCATGATAGTCTGGACAGGGCACAGGTTCAGGAGCTTCTCATCAACTGCGAACTTGCAGCAGCAGGGCAGGACATGGGATGCCAGATGATGTGTGAAGGCCCCGGACACCTCCCGCTAAATGATATTGAGACAAATGTCAGATTACAGAAGAGGATGAGTAATGATGCCCCGTTTTATGTCTTAGGGCCTTTACCAACAGACCTTGCCGCCGGTTATGACCATATCACTGCTGCAATTGGTGCGGCAGAGGCAACAAGATGGGGCGCTGATCTGATATGCTATGTTACCCCTGCCGAACATCTGGCACTGCCCAACAAGGAAGATGTTATTGCAGGGGTAAGGGCAGCCAGGATTGCAACACATATCGGGGACATGGTTAAAAATGACAAAATGAATATGGATAAGGAGATGGCAAAGGCAAGGCGGGATCTGAGGTGGGAAGACCAGCAGAGGCTCGGTTTCTTTGGTGAACAGGCAAGAGAGATACGTAACAGCCGTTATCCTGCAGAACCTGATACCTGCACAATGTGCGGAAGCCTGTGCGCCCTTGATAATGTGAACCAGTATTTTGAAGGAGATTTAAGGAAAAATGAGAAGGCTTAGAAAAAGGTGATAAAGGTTAGATGAGCGCAAGGGCATTAATGATACAGGGGACTTCATCTCATGTCGGTAAATCCGTACTTAGGGTCTGTCATAAAATAACCTATACATTTATGCATCTCATCTTCCGGCCATCTTTGTGTGCTCCTCAATCGCAACCCCTCAGCATAGATTCAACTACGCCTTCGGGTTTGCTCAATCGGTCGCACTCAAACCTGACCGAAATCTGAGCGCCTAAATGCACAAGTTATTTAATGACAGACCCTTACTGCGGCATTATGCCGGATATTCAAGGAGGACTGGATAAGTGTAGCCCCGTTTAAGTCACAGAATATGGCGCTGAATTCTTATGTAACTGAGGATGGGAGGGAGATGGCCCGGTCACAGGTGGTTCAGGCGGAGGCAGCAGGACTCAAGCAGGATATTCACATGAAGCCCATACTCCTAAGTCAGATAGTGATAAAGGGGGAATTATCTCAGGAAGTGTGGGTATGATGAAGAGATAATGAGGCATATCGAAAATGGGGGCAGGGTTATCGGTATCTGCGGGGGCTATCAGATGCTGGGAAATAGGATAGCTGGTTCTTACGGTGTTGAAGGCGGCGGCGAGGCCGAAGGACTCGGTTACCTTGACATTGACACTCTCTTTGAAAAAGTGAAGAATCTCTATCAGGTGACAGCCACTCCTTT contains:
- the cobM gene encoding precorrin-4 C(11)-methyltransferase: MNKVYFIGAGPGDPELITLKGKRLLDDAQVVIYTGSLIPSGLLHGINAEIFDSAGMMLDEIITTIRRSVEEGKRVVRLHTGDPSIYSAIREQMEHLDKYGIPYEVVPGVSSAMAAAAALNMELTLPEVTQTVIITRHGGKTPVPEEERIRDMARHRGTMLIFLSISLIDEIVAELLCAYPEDTPVAVVEKVSWPDERIIRGTLTDISQKVKAAGIKKTAIIVAGEVLRDERLRAYSKLYDKDFSHGYRKRG
- the thiC gene encoding phosphomethylpyrimidine synthase ThiC, with the translated sequence MPAQIESARKGIVTKEMEEIAKSENKPSEYIREMIAEGKIVIPNNTNRRARLVGIGKGLRTKVNASIGTSSDIIDVRAEVEKAVAAEEAGADTLMELSVGGDLDAIRKEVLAATQLSVGSVPLYQAFTEAIKRYHDPNKLTEELLFDVIERQCADGISFMAIHCGINMLTIERLKKQGYRYGGVVSRGGSYMIGWMLNNNRENPLYERFDRVVEILKKYDCVLSLGNGLRAGAVHDSLDRAQVQELLINCELAAAGQDMGCQMMCEGPGHLPLNDIETNVRLQKRMSNDAPFYVLGPLPTDLAAGYDHITAAIGAAEATRWGADLICYVTPAEHLALPNKEDVIAGVRAARIATHIGDMVKNDKMNMDKEMAKARRDLRWEDQQRLGFFGEQAREIRNSRYPAEPDTCTMCGSLCALDNVNQYFEGDLRKNEKA
- the cobI gene encoding precorrin-2 C(20)-methyltransferase, which gives rise to MLGTLYVIGVGPGDPELLTLKALKILKEVPVIYVPKGREAGSSTALSIVSKVVSMADKKIVEAYFPMKKRVEDTTPELTSKWEEITLDILGRLNGGTDAAFITLGDPSIYSTFFYLYDRIMEKEPGLKIVIIPGVSSVNASAASARISLGLADKKIAIFPATYGDDIKQTLREFETIVLMKVHTVFDKLLKDLHEMDIVNKAVYISKAGMDDETILHDIRKVRKEDLTYFSMVIIRQ
- the cobJ gene encoding precorrin-3B C(17)-methyltransferase translates to MDIEKEVNPPDPQIAGSEIAVLSITNNGKEIASKIRTFLPDAAAFSSPMSVREFVSINWNRYRGVIFIMATGIVVRAISQFIKDKDTDPAVLVIDEKGRFVISLLSGHIGGANALAKRVAGYLGAEAVITTASDISGLPAIDLWAKENDLSAEDRHVMRKVQAKLINNGSLKVYTGQDVSIKLPEGFLLVSDPGSADVLITNRICHDLTGTDTLILRPRNLIVGIGCKKGSKAEEIEDMVRGTLEKYNLSFKSIRGIATIEQKKDETGLLEFAGTNGIQIRFFSADELNTIEGIAVSEDVFNATGANAVAEPSAMLGADAGTLLIPKHKRGNVTVAAAELGSGAEEYTELITPEMEHTQQITRKGKITVVGTGPGNILHITPAAQKAIRESDVVIGYRTYMELVRGLIKDKEVILFGMTQEIDRCRKAIELASSGRSVALISGGDPGIYAMAGLVFEMLRAQNTATGTHDPQIQVEIIPGIPALNAVASRLGAPLMHDFCSISLSDLLTPWEIIEKRLEAAASSDFVMVLYNPKSRGRTEQIKRARDIILLYRPPSTPVGIVKAAMRENEKIILTDLGEMASYEHEIDMQTTVIIGNSNTFIWKEWMVTPRGYKV